The genomic segment TTTCTGAAAACCACCGAGATGGACGGCAGTATTTCCATAATGAACGTCACTGACGATGACATCGGCCAGTATCACTGCTCTCTGCAGACTTATCCTCAGGGTTCATGGACCAAAGACACATTTGTCGAAAGAGAAGgtgaatgaagaaaatattttgCAATGTTACAGACATGGTAATCTAACAGGTTTAACCCTACAGTGAGAATAGCCAACTAGGTTAACAATCTCCTtacttttctttctgtttttttagcGATCACCGCCACCTTCTCTATTCAACCAGACACTAAGTTGGTGGTCACAGAGAATGACAACCTGACCATTATATGTGACCATGTCCATAACGGTGAGGTTTACCAAGTAAGCATTGAGAAACTGGATGCCGAGCTGGGCAGTAGTAATATTATAGCAACGTGTCAGATGCTAGGAGAGGACATGGAGCTGAGCGAGTTCAACAGTAGAGCCCGACTGAACTGCAGTGATGCTATGGAGGTCAGTCTACACCTGACCAACATCATCAAAGAAGATGGAGGACTCTACCGCTGCAACTTCAGCACAGACGCCGGTGTCCAGTCCACCACAATCCTGCTGACCACTCTACCTGCTCAAGGTAGGACAAGGCCTGAACtatctgtttatttaaaacagagaTAACCAAACCGTTTTCTACAAAGGACCAAAAATCAATCGTGGGGTGAAACTTACTG from the Carassius auratus strain Wakin chromosome 49, ASM336829v1, whole genome shotgun sequence genome contains:
- the LOC113066068 gene encoding CD226 antigen-like isoform X2, whose translation is MEAVQKDYWYFLVLMMQLCFLKGSVQMKAPESKVILKDGMILDCLCPWTGQLIMVSWTKKSLSKPVAVYHPQYGTNFESSYEGRVEFLKTTEMDGSISIMNVTDDDIGQYHCSLQTYPQGSWTKDTFVEREAITATFSIQPDTKLVVTENDNLTIICDHVHNGEVYQVSIEKLDAELGSSNIIATCQMLGEDMELSEFNSRARLNCSDAMEVSLHLTNIIKEDGGLYRCNFSTDAGVQSTTILLTTLPAQDFRGLHHMLYVYIGGGLVGVALLMILLLTWLNRMKRKREEYRIKLHPAKRQKWKYQSPE